From a single Seriola aureovittata isolate HTS-2021-v1 ecotype China chromosome 18, ASM2101889v1, whole genome shotgun sequence genomic region:
- the mat2al gene encoding methionine adenosyltransferase II, alpha-like, giving the protein MNPSGRKTFLFTSESVGEGHSDKMCDQISDAVLDAYLSQDPDSKVACECVAKTGMILLVGEVTSKATVDLQSVVRNTVKKIGYDDSSKGFDYKTCNVLLALEPQCVEISDCVFEGRDQEDMGAGDQGFMFGYATDETEECMPLTILLAHKLNYRMKELSRNGECPWIGPDSKSQVTVEYKDNMGATEPLRVHTVVISVQHSPNITLEEIRCNLMEKVVKVVIPAKYLDDRTVYHLLPSGKFLIGGPQGDAGLTGRKIIVDTYGGWGGHGGGAFSGKDYSKVDRSGAYAARWVAKSLVKARLCRRALVQISYAIGVSHPLSISVFHYGTSSRDEDELLQIVQKNFDLRPGVIVKELGLKRPIYQATACYGHFGREEFPWEKPKPLVF; this is encoded by the exons ATGAATCCCAGCGGCAGGAAGACTTTCCTCTTCACATCCGAGTCTGTTGGAGAAGGACACTCCG ATAAAATGTGCGATCAGATCAGTGATGCTGTTCTCGATGCGTACCTGAGTCAAGACCCTGACTCCAAAGTGGCCTGTG AATGTGTGGCGAAGACGGGGATGATCTTACTGGTTGGAGAAGTGACATCTAAGGCCACAGTGGATCTCCAATCAGTGGTCCGAAATACTGTGAAGAAGATCGGCTACGATGACTCTTCAAAAG GTTTTGACTATAAGACCTGCAACGTGCTGCTGGCTCTGGAGCCGCAGTGTGTGGAGATatcagactgtgtgtttgaaggCAGAGATCAGGAGGACATGGGCGCAGGGGACCAG GGTTTCATGTTTGGCTACGCCACAGATGAGACAGAGGAGTGTATGCCCTTAACCATCCTTCTGGCCCACAAACTCAACTACAGGATGAAGGAGCTGTCACGCAACGGAGAGTGTCCGTGGATAGGACCAGACTCAAAGTCCCAG GTCACAGTGGAGTATAAAGACAACATGGGAGCCACGGAGCCGCTGCGTGTTCACACTGTGGTCATCTCAGTCCAGCACAGCCCTAACATCACCCTGGAGGAGATCAGATGTAATCTGATGGAGAAGGTGGTGAAAGTCGTCATTCCTGCCAAGTACCTGGACGACAGGACcgtctaccatctgctgccaaGTGGGAAATTCCTAATTGGAGGCCCACAG GGTGATGCGGGACTCACAGGACGTAAAATCATAGTGGACACCTATGGAGGATGGGGCGGGCACGGAGGAGGGGCCTTCTCTGGAAAAGACTACTCCAAAGTGGACCGGTCCGGGGCTTATGCGGCACGCTGGGTCGCCAAGTCTTTGGTCAAAGCCAGACTGTGCAGAAGAGCCCTCGTCCAG ATCTCCTACGCCATCGGTGTGAGCCATCCACTCTCCATCTCAGTGTTTCACTACGGCACGTCGAGCAGGGACGAAGACGAACTGCTGCAGATAGTACAGAAGAACTTTGACCTGAGGCCCGGAGTCATTGTGAA AGAGCTGGGTTTGAAACGGCCAATTTACCAAGCCACTGCCTGCTACGGTCACTTCGGCAGAGAGGAGTTCCCCTGGGAAAAACCAAAGCCTCTGGTGTTTTGA
- the si:ch73-234b20.5 gene encoding vesicle-associated membrane protein 8 isoform X2, translating into MADTSSQSPTSGSSAKLDQVQGQVNEVKVILKDNINKVLERGDRLDDLIGKTDDLQASADSFQRTSTRVARKYWWKNIKLMIIIGIVVLIIVILIILFATKVI; encoded by the exons ATG GCTGACACAAGCTCTCAGTCACCGACCTCCGGCTCGTCGGCCAAGCTTGACCAAGTGCAAGGTCAGGTCAATGAGGTCAAAGTGATTCTGAAAGACAACATCAACAAAGTGCTGGAGAGGGGCGACAGACTAGACGATCTGATCGGGAAGACTGACGACCTGCAGGCGTCA gCTGACTCGTTCCAAAGAACATCCACACGGGTCGCCAGGAAATACTGGtggaaaaacattaaactgatgaTTATAATTGGCATAGTTGTGCTGATCATtgtcatcctcatcatcctctttGCCACAAAGGTTATTTAA